The DNA region CGAGATTTTTCTACCAACTGGCATGCTCATCACGAGTTCATGATATATATCCTTTCAGATTGTTTTTTTAATTTCTGTGGACCGCGGTTTTCTGTATTTCTACCCAAAAAAGGGGCTCGTGGATTCTAGCAGAGCGCAAAGTCAGAAATCCGTGTACCAACGCCCTTCGCTTCCCTCCTGCAGGTCCTGCGCTGCAAGCTACAGCCTGCAGAGAATGTAGGCCGACCAACCGTGCACACACACGCACTGCACTACTGTTTGTCTGTTTCTGTATTGTTCTGCAACTGCAGCCACAACGCAAGGATAAATGGATAATGCTGGAAGTGGACCAGGTATGTGGCTTCAGATTTTTCTCCGTATTTCTTTGCTTCTGGTTGTTGAACGTGGTTTAACGTGTCTCTTTAATTTGAGAGAACCCCGTGCCGTCTTGTCTATCCTCGCTCTCAACAGACTAGACTATACTAATTTAGTCATCAAGACTCTAAGTGATTGCAGAGGTATGTGTCCCTTGCTAATTGGCGAGACGTACTGAAAAAATTTCCCCAGCTTAAACTACTGAAAAATGGCGCCGAAGTACAGGTTTGCTGATCGAGCGAAGGTATGGGAGTACAAGAACTGCGGACATAGATAAACAGAAATATAATCGGTTTTACACTTGACGGAAGGAGGAGAGCACTGTCTCGACTTGTTTGCGTCTTTCTGAAGTTTCCATTTTTCTTTAAGCAGTTCACATGAAGTGGGCGCTAGTTCAAGTCTCAAGTTCAGACGAGTACAGCGAGAGCCGAGAGAACTTATAGTGCTTAATGTATGTCCGTTCCTCAATGCAGTGAATGGGTGACGCAAAGCTAGCTAACTACTGGCACTTGCCTGCAGGAGAACAGATAAGATGCGCTTATAATATGGTTCGAACAAGGGGAACAGAGAACAGACACACGCACGAATGGGACTAAACTATCAGATGTTAAACTAATAATCACGGGCAATGATGCCAAGTGACTCCAAATTAGCCCCCAAAACTAGTTGAAAACGCATAAAAATAAGCGTTAGTTGTGAAGTCCCTGTGTGGGAGGCAAAGATCAGAATCAATGATATGGATGAGCAGCAAATTATCTCCTCCTCGTGAAATTATAATGGCGAAGAACTCCTCCCCACGATCTCGCCAACTCTTTCACAACCATCTGGTTTTTTATTCCCCAACTACAGTCCTACCATCCAAGTCTTTCTCCCATTTTTCGCCCAAGTTGAACGTCCAATACAAATCACTCTTTTAAGACTACCACTGCGCATTTCTCTCTAGTGCTCACCTAATCATGCCTGCCGTTTCAATCATTCATGTAATCATCTGGGCTCTCAGGCCCACTCATTGCACCAGCTCCCAATCGCCCCATGGACGGGGGGGAAATAATCCTGTATTTTTATCTGAACTTGGCGTCTCATTTTTGTACTCCGTGGTTGCGCGATTTTCAGCGGTCTCATCGAGCTGTCTAGCTAGCATCTCCAACTGGAAATGCTTGCTTCGAATTAAACAATCCGCCAGTCTGATGTTGAAGGAGCCAGTGGTCAGACTTGTACGCGGAACATTCCTTTAACTGAACTGAAAACTAGAAGTTGGGCTAGTGCCACTACTATAAATTCAGACACGCGCATCACCATCTGCCAGTAGCTTGGCCATCAACTACCGAGAAGGGAAAACAATGGAGGCCTCCGAGGCGAGTTGGCACTCCTTTGATCCGTCAGTCGCCGTGGAGGACTCCGAGGCGATGGCCCAGCTGCTCGCGGTCCAGTACTTCGGCAACGAGCAGAAGCAGCCGGCGCCGACGGCCATGTACTGGCCGGGTTGCCAAGAAGCCGACCAGTACTACGGCTCGGCGCCGTACCACATGCAGCAGCCCAACTCGGGTGAAGGCTGCTACGACCATGCTGGTTACTACTACGGCAGCAGCACGGTCACGATGACCGGCGACTTCTTCGTGCCGGACGAGCAGGTGGCGGATCCGAGCTTCATGCTTGATCTGAACCTCGACTTCGAGGACCAGGAAGGCGGCGTCGACGTGCCGGCGGCGTGCAAGAGAAAGCAGGAGAATCAGAAGGGAGAGAGCACCGCGTGCACCGTTCCAAAGAAGAAATCACGCTCCACGGCAGTGCCGGTAAGTAGTAGTGTTAGTGATCAAGGGGTATCGATCAGTGTATCGGATGAACTGGATGCCTATGATGTGATTGTTCCTGTGTTTTTCTGACGCAGGCGCAGAGGAAGGGCAGGAACGCGCAGTCCAAGAAGGCGCAGAAGGGCGCGTGCAGCCGAGGCAACCAGGAGGAGAGCAACGGCGACGGCAACGTGCAGTGCTCGGGCGACTACCTGTCCGACGACGACTCGCTGGAGATGACCGCGTGCAGCAACGTGAGCTCGGCGTCCAGGAAGTCGTCGCCGGGAGGTGGGAAGGCGAGGGCCGGACGTGGGGCGGCCACCGATCCGCAAAGCCTCTACGCCAGGGTAACAACGAACTCGCTTAACGACCGCGAATCCACTTACTGTCAGAAACTGAATTCTGAAATTTTTTCTGCTTTCCGGTGATGCAGAAAAGGAGAGAGCGGATCAACGAGCGGCTAAAGATACTGCAGAATCTCGTTCCCAATGGAACCAAGGCAAGctactcaaattcaaatcccTCGACACGGGAAAAAAATTATCACATGAAAATCGAGAGCAAGCTGACGAATGCATTGGCGTGTTTTTTCAGGTAGACATCAGCACGATGCTTGAGGAAGCAGTTCAATACGTCAAGTTCTTGCAGCTGCAGATCAAGGTTGGCCCTCGCAAAATTCTAGCCCGAATTCCTTGTTGGTGCGCCGAAACTCGCGCATAGTAGTATATGCTAAAGgaattcaaattcttttggtTACGTGCAGCTGTTGAGCTCGGATGATATGTGGATGTTCGCGCCGATCGCATACAACGGGGTCAACGTCGGCCTCGATCTCAAGATCTCGCCGCCGCAACAATGATCGGCTCCGACGACGGCGGACCGATGTTCATTGGCCGCGCACATTGATTCTTTCCCgttattctctctctctctctctctctctctctctctctctctctctctctctccaattCATCTGAAAAGATTCATCGCTGAAGGACGGGCAGTTGTAACGAACGGTTTTTACAGCACTGGCCTTCTCGAACAGCAAAGTCTGAAATGAGTGGAACTCTGTATTGGCAGTCTGGCACATACAAAAGGAACGAGGCGCGATTGACGTGCCTGCTCCTTGCCATTTTTCTCTATGTTGGCTCGGGTCGGCTCGTCTAGTTTATTTTTCTAACGAGCCGAGCTTGATTTTTTTTAAGGTAATCGAAACATTTGCGAACCAGCTCGAGTTGGCTCGCGAGCCACACGAGCCGGGCATCACAGACACAAGACGCGGACGACTCGTCCATGATCATCCTCCCACTTCTCCATCTCTCTGCCATTCCCATCCGCTGCAACGCCGCGTCCCGAGATCCGCATCCGCTGCCGCAGCGGCGCCTCCCCAGCGTTGGGCACTGAAAGCCTCCTTCATTTTGACAATGCAAATTAGGAGCCGAATGGCGGCAGCGTCACTTCATCCATGTTGCCTCTAGGTGTTTGCAGCAACGATAGTCGCCAGCCTTCTTCTGCCATGTGTACTGCCTGCAAGGGCAGCTCCATGTATAACAAGCAGCATCAGAGATTCAGAGGCGAAACATACGGCAGAAATTGGTGAAGTACTCACTGAACAGAAATTATCCATCGCCATCTTTAGAGATTACAAAGCGACGAACTGCTGCATGTTTACAGAAACAATAGTCCATAATTTCTACGACAACTTGGCTTCATGCACGACCGTGAGCAACATGAGAGGCGAACATATACGATGAACACCGGGTGAAGTACtgatctttcaaaaaaaaatggtGAAGAACTCTGAAAAAAGAAAGAGTCCGTTTGCCGTCTTCAGGACTCGCTCACGCGCAGTTTCAGGAGACTATCGCCAAACTGCAGGGTGCAGCGACCCCTGCGGCGCCGCTGTTCTGGGAGGGCACGAAGGCGCCGAGTTGCAGACGGAGTTGTCA from Panicum hallii strain FIL2 chromosome 9, PHallii_v3.1, whole genome shotgun sequence includes:
- the LOC112876856 gene encoding transcription factor bHLH54-like; translation: MEASEASWHSFDPSVAVEDSEAMAQLLAVQYFGNEQKQPAPTAMYWPGCQEADQYYGSAPYHMQQPNSGEGCYDHAGYYYGSSTVTMTGDFFVPDEQVADPSFMLDLNLDFEDQEGGVDVPAACKRKQENQKGESTACTVPKKKSRSTAVPAQRKGRNAQSKKAQKGACSRGNQEESNGDGNVQCSGDYLSDDDSLEMTACSNVSSASRKSSPGGGKARAGRGAATDPQSLYARKRRERINERLKILQNLVPNGTKVDISTMLEEAVQYVKFLQLQIKLLSSDDMWMFAPIAYNGVNVGLDLKISPPQQ